From the Huiozyma naganishii CBS 8797 chromosome 2, complete genome genome, one window contains:
- the RPS1A gene encoding 40S ribosomal protein eS1 (similar to Saccharomyces cerevisiae RPS1A (YLR441C) and RPS1B (YML063W); ancestral locus Anc_4.325), whose amino-acid sequence MAVGKNKRLSKGKKGLKKKVVDPFTRKEWFDIKAPSTFENRNVGKTLVNKSTGLKNAADALKGRVVEVCLADLQGSEDHSFRKVKLRVDEVQGKNLLTNFHGIDFTTDKLRSMVRKWQTLIEANVTVKTSDEYVIRIFAIAFTRKQANQVKRHSYAQSSHIRAIRKVISEILTREVQNSTLAQLTSKLIPEVINKEIENATKDIFPLQNVHIRKVKLLKQPKFDVGALMALHGEGSAEEKGKKVAGFNDEVLEAV is encoded by the coding sequence ATGGCTGTTGGTAAGAATAAGAGACTTTCGAAGGGTAAGAAGGGACTTAAGAAGAAGGTTGTCGACCCATTCACGAGAAAGGAATGGTTTGACATCAAGGCTCCATCTACGTTCGAGAACAGGAACGTCGGTAAGACGCTGGTCAACAAGTCCACTGGTTTGAAGAACGCCGCGGATGCCTTGAAGGGAAGAGTTGTTGAGGTCTGTTTGGCCGACTTGCAAGGGTCCGAGGACCACTCTTTCAGAAAGGTTAAATTGAGAGTCGACGAAGTCCAAGGTAAGAACTTGCTGACTAACTTCCACGGTATTGACTTCACCACTGACAAGTTGAGATCCATGGTTAGAAAGTGGCAAACTCTGATCGAGGCTAACGTCACCGTTAAGACCTCCGACGAGTACGTCATCAGAATCTTCGCCATTGCGTTCACGAGAAAACAGGCTAACCAAGTCAAGAGACACTCGTACGCTCAATCTTCCCACATCAGAGCCATCAGAAAGGTCATTTCCGAGATATTGACCAGAGAGGTGCAGAACTCCACTTTGGCCCAATTGACCTCCAAGTTGATCCCAGAAGTCATCAACAAGGAGATCGAAAACGCCACGAAGGACATCTTCCCTCTACAGAACGTGCACATCAGAAAGGTCAAGCTTCTGAAACAGCCAAAGTTCGACGTTGGTGCCTTGATGGCTCTCCACGGTGAAGGTTCCGCAGAGGAAAAGGGTAAGAAAGTTGCCGGTTTCAACGATGAAGTTCTAGAAGCTGTGTAA
- the SIR3 gene encoding chromatin-silencing protein SIR3 (similar to Saccharomyces cerevisiae SIR3 (YLR442C) and ORC1 (YML065W); ancestral locus Anc_4.327), producing the protein MATTNEALRGWQVLVTDEKGNVITGSRRRSRKGGSVENVYLQRISDGLSFGRGDSVVAHDALTGTYSVYLVHEIRLNTLNNVAEIWAFSYLRSFELKPVKYYRQFAPELLETRPSMESLHERLFAEVNASELYLTAELSEIWLRDFIGIANILSKADWDARGDAIRPDHDFFVRYICEPTAENFVRIDIYKEVKKIQMMDPKRSDEHLKKLSVPPAKPSGKSGSVPHRPRIREKAIEVGNSEPFAKREGSDTMEQTVQTVQTVQTPMKLPILQPRDKKKTSVPMATGIKGANEGDEKQKREQEQEQRKEQEREQEQKQEKEQEQEKEQEQEEEQVDNIAAAPSPPPATAPASSSAAETGSAPTSVSASGSAAIPAPDSTPPKSSKSLFISEPDTSEDLNNNNKSSSDVSDPEEFASANDRPTEDEIQSSSGSDIDHGFVVPNDHSVSHEESSPDNADQDEEQEVDEQVYSSRAKRKAAHRREALRRKKSRQARKTVMAGSDSELSEISDYEGAPKEPTQETAQESKPESPSVTTDDSLIVRKLDELKAREIRLRLTQKYKKLKKDYDVKGSSSASEDDEGSRSGSDGVMSSENSSIDVAGLESKLRPADLGEKGTTIFSRLKGNGNLNDDLSIVETIESYVSLPARSKEFARLYLELFDSLRKKEPKAAFISGKTNTGKSTIIQRVVEELAKSSRCKELRIFDLVNVNRSLLDSGKQDVYSSIWKQMTGEKLTGHVAQMAMKRYFTKLGENTKRQTVIVVDDADLLANKWTNLLNDLFEWSSCEISKLIFVVISTNPNLLRDNLNSHYLDSLTYLDIPFDDYSYEQLYNFSVFRMRSLLTSEFTLVKSTDGSQWQFAPADSIPAEFQVVRTVRLEMSESFIQEASEHFCQLRLDIVGILRLLRDAVKYCQSNYLETKCNTVGAAPSPPDTMVMSMETLQQLTSRDDLLSMAEKVRGLPAIMRLYLTASLSLLLRNPPSSLYHSNVVEEIERLAKSNGDDPHIQQVLQVVVNSTGSNKTDLRALREFINWERVLARLVSLQLLTEEALRQGSHPETTGDKNLEVCVSLDWLERTLASGLKV; encoded by the coding sequence ATGGCTACGACGAACGAGGCTCTGCGCGGGTGGCAGGTGCTGGTGACGGACGAGAAGGGGAACGTGATCACCGGGTCACGGCGGCGCTCGAGGAAGGGCGGATCCGTCGAGAACGTGTACTTGCAACGGATCTCCGATGGGTTGAGTTTCGGCCGTGGGGACAGTGTGGTCGCGCACGACGCGTTGACGGGGACGTACTCCGTGTACTTGGTGCACGAGATCCGGCTCAACACGCTGAACAACGTCGCCGAAATATGGGCTTTCTCGTACCTGCGGTCCTTTGAGTTGAAACCGGTCAAATACTACAGGCAGTTTGCTCCAGAGCTGCTGGAGACACGGCCCTCCATGGAGTCCCTCCACGAACGGCTTTTCGCGGAGGTTAACGCGAGCGAGCTGTACTTGACTGCGGAGTTGTCCGAGATTTGGCTGAGGGACTTCATCGGCATCGCGAATATCCTGTCCAAGGCGGACTGGGACGCTCGGGGGGATGCTATCCGCCCAGATCACGACTTCTTTGTTCGGTACATCTGTGAACCCACAGCGGAGAACTTCGTCAGGATCGACATCTACAAGGAGGTCAAGAAGATACAGATGATGGATCCGAAGCGGTCTGATGAGCATCTCAAGAAACTCAGCGTCCCACCAGCGAAGCCCAGTGGGAAGTCTGGAAGTGTCCCGCACAGACCCAGGATTCGCGAGAAGGCCATTGAGGTCGGTAATAGTGAACCCTTCGCCAAACGCGAGGGGTCAGACACCATGGAGCAGACGGTGCAGACGGTGCAGACGGTGCAGACACCAATGAAGCTACCCATCTTGCAACCAAGAgataagaagaagacaTCGGTGCCTATGGCAACTGGGATAAAGGGTGCCAACGAGGGCGACGAGAAACAGAAGCGGGAACAGGAACAGGAACAGAGGAAAGAGCAGGAGCGGGAGCAGGAACAGAAGCAGGAgaaagagcaagagcagGAGAAAGAGCAGGAGCAGGAGGAAGAGCAAGTCGATAACATTGCCGCTGCACCTTCACCTCCACCTGCCACTGCACCTGCATCTTcatctgctgctgaaacCGGTTCTGCCCCGACCTCGGTCTCAGCCTCGGGCTCGGCCGCGATCCCGGCCCCCGACTCTACACCTCCCAAGAGCAGTAAATCGTTGTTCATCAGCGAACCAGATACATCAGAGGACCTgaacaataacaacaagAGCTCCTCCGATGTAAGCGATCCAGAGGAGTTTGCCAGTGCAAACGACCGTCCCACGGAGGATGAGATCCAGAGCTCAAGCGGGAGCGACATAGACCACGGGTTCGTTGTCCCCAATGACCACTCCGTGTCACACGAGGAGTCCTCCCCAGACAATGCTGATCAGGATGAGGAGCAGGAAGTGGACGAACAAGTTTACAGTTCGCGGGCGAAGCGGAAGGCTGCACACAGGAGAGAGGCCCTCAGGAGGAAGAAGTCGAGGCAGGCACGAAAGACGGTGATGGCCGGTTCTGACTCGGAACTGAGTGAAATCTCAGATTACGAGGGAGCTCCGAAGGAGCCCACGCAGGAAACTGCTCAAGAGAGTAAACCTGAATCACCCAGTGTGACAACGGATGATTCCTTGATTGTAAGGAAACTTGATGAGTTAAAGGCGAGGGAGATCAGGCTGAGGTTGACGCAAAAgtacaagaaactgaagaaggacTACGATGTAAAGGGCAGCTCGTCTGCGTCGGAAGATGACGAGGGCTCAAGAAGCGGATCCGATGGGGTAATGTCCAGTGAGAACAGTTCGATCGATGTCGCCGGGCTCGAGAGTAAACTGAGACCTGCAGATCTTGGGGAAAAGGGAACTACGATCTTCTCCAGGTTGAAGGGTAACGGGAACTTGAACGACGATTTGTCCATCGTAGAGACGATAGAGAGCTACGTTTCGTTGCCCGCGAGGTCGAAGGAGTTTGCGAGGCTGTACCTGGAACTGTTCGACTCGCTTCGTAAAAAGGAGCCGAAGGCGGCGTTCATCAGTGGGAAGACGAACACGGGGAAGAGCACCATTATCCAGCGTGTTGTGGAGGAGCTCGCCAAGTCGAGCAGGTGCAAGGAGTTGCGCATATTTGACTTGGTTAACGTGAACAGGTCGCTCCTTGATTCCGGTAAACAGGACGTGTACTCTAGCATATGGAAGCAAATGACCGGTGAGAAACTGACAGGGCACGTTGCGCAGATGGCGATGAAGCGGTATTTTACAAAGTTGGGGGAGAATACGAAGAGACAGACGGTGatcgttgttgatgatgCTGATTTATTGGCCAATAAATGGACGAACTTGCTCAACGACCTGTTCGAATGGAGTTCCTGTGAGATTTCCAAGCTGATCTTTGTTGTCATCTCTACGAACCCAAACCTGCTGAGggacaacttgaacagcCACTACTTGGATTCACTGACGTACCTGGACATCCCCTTCGACGACTACTCGTACGAGCAACTGTACAACTTCTCCGTTTTCAGAATGAGGAGTCTGCTGACGAGCGAGTTCACGCTGGTGAAATCCACCGATGGCAGCCAATGGCAGTTTGCCCCCGCGGACTCAATCCCCGCGGAATTCCAAGTCGTCAGGACAGTACGCTTAGAGATGAGCGAGTCCTTCATACAAGAGGCCAGCGAGCACTTCTGCCAGCTGCGGCTCGATATTGTTGGGATCCTGCGTTTGTTGCGTGACGCGGTCAAGTACTGCCAGTCGAATTACTTGGAGACGAAATGCAACACCGTGGGGGCCGCCCCCTCACCACCGGACACGATGGTCATGTCCATGGAAACATTGCAGCAATTGACGTCGCGAGACGACTTGTTGAGTATGGCGGAGAAAGTCCGCGGGCTGCCCGCAATAATGAGACTTTACCTGACTGCGTCGCTGTCATTACTGCTACGCAACCCACCATCCTCTTTGTACCACTCGAACGTGGTGGAAGAGATCGAAAGACTCGCCAAGTCGAACGGGGACGACCCACATATACAACAGGTACTGCAAGTGGTGGTCAACTCTACGGGCAGCAACAAGACAGACCTCCGGGCATTGCGTGAGTTCATCAACTGGGAACGTGTACTCGCGCGACTCGTGTCCCTGCAGTTACTCACGGAGGAGGCCCTGAGACAGGGCAGCCACCCTGAGACCACGGGGGACAAGAACCTGGAGGTCTGTGTCTCCCTCGATTGGCTTGAACGGACCCTTGCGAGCGGGTTGAAAGTGTAG
- the ECM7 gene encoding Ecm7p (similar to Saccharomyces cerevisiae ECM7 (YLR443W); ancestral locus Anc_4.328), protein MGERAEQRRFWVRQAVRRPFENLTALERLVQVVRLVSTAVVIALVTVLCSGPAVFPQRFYMSRLDTFSSDIASGIFSALRGNIETGSSGGSTEINNGVGLTTSELLILTSYTISQVRNVPQFITVSLYGTCDAWFASSTESMPTFDTDGGFAKVTGSVVTYDCQYHGPDYLFDYREVLSNVGLDIVLDYAYNKDQTTTGTTMGTGMSTDGSKQYTSYIRRIRLLKERTIRLLYAVDGAECAILVLTVWYYYIRGRHISPVKEKVLLHGTSLLSLMVLVCGLTAVICLAWINYSVQDKIKVELEAFGFSYHLGGAWFTCLWVLAFFFGVSALMWSGLEWCIADSTTDAADCDGTANDAMILGLNPSYDDLDATSTLGATAELENPFADPVPAAARSLACNNKRIASNNRNSEDNDDGDDYDDSEAYELHSILLQSSDGEQPDDQYSVQHIVIPSSTMHF, encoded by the coding sequence ATGGGTGAGCGTGCAGAGCAACGGAGGTTTTGGGTACGGCAGGCCGTGCGGCGGCCGTTTGAGAATTTGACCGCGCTGGAGCGGTTGGTGCAGGTGGTGCGGCTGGTTTCGACCGCAGTCGTGATTGCTCTAGTGACCGTGCTGTGTTCCGGGCCCGCGGTGTTCCCACAGAGGTTCTACATGTCGCGGCTGGACACTTTCTCGAGTGATATCGCTTCGGGTATCTTTTCAGCGCTGAGGGGCAACATTGAGACGGGCAGCAGCGGTGGATCGACGGAGATTAACAACGGTGTTGGGTTGACGACGTCCGAGTTGCTGATCCTTACGTCGTACACGATTAGCCAGGTGCGCAACGTGCCGCAGTTCATCACAGTGTCGCTGTACGGGACGTGCGACGCGTGGTTCGCGAGCAGTACGGAGTCCATGCCGACTTTCGACACGGACGGCGGGTTCGCTAAAGTCACGGGCTCAGTGGTCACGTACGACTGCCAGTACCACGGACCGGATTACTTGTTCGACTACAGGGAGGTTCTCTCGAACGTTGGGCTTGATATTGTCCTCGACTACGCTTACAACAAGGACCAGACCACCACGGGGACCACAATGGGGACGGGCATGAGCACAGACGGATCCAAACAGTACACGTCGTACATCCGAAGGATACGGTTGCTCAAGGAACGCACGATCCGGCTGCTGTACGCGGTTGACGGCGCCGAGTGCGCGATACTCGTCCTCACCGTTTGGTACTACTACATCAGGGGCAGACACATCAGTCCAGTCAAGGAGAAAGTGCTCCTCCACGGCACCTCGTTGCTCTCGCTCATGGTGCTCGTGTGCGGGCTCACGGCGGTCATCTGCCTCGCGTGGATCAACTACTCCGTCCAGGACAAGATCAAGGTGGAACTCGAGGCGTTCGGGTTCTCGTACCACTTGGGCGGCGCCTGGTTCACCTGTCTGTGGGTTCTTgcgttcttcttcggcGTCTCGGCGCTCATGTGGTCGGGACTCGAGTGGTGCATCGCGGACTCGACTACGGACGCGGCAGACTGCGACGGAACAGCAAACGACGCTATGATCCTTGGCCTAAACCCGAGCTACGATGACCTCGACGCAACCTCGACCCTGGGAGCCACGGCAGAACTCGAGAACCCGTTTGCAGATCCTGTGCCCGCGGCGGCCAGAAGCCTCGCttgcaacaacaagaggATCGCCTCTAACAACCGGAATTCAGAAGATAACGACGATGGCGACGACTACGACGACTCAGAGGCGTACGAACTTCATAGCATCTTGCTCCAGTCCTCAGACGGCGAGCAGCCGGACGATCAGTACAGCGTGCAGCACATCGTGATACCGTCCTCGACCATGCATTTCTGA
- the GMC2 gene encoding Gmc2p (similar to Saccharomyces cerevisiae YLR445W; ancestral locus Anc_4.331), producing the protein MKGIPLQKGEKAQRSHVGECTRLMTGTPEVQDDVRAPLGEFARLNWLDGGYVATVQEGLRGHEQLNKIQEMTRLLKGLSEEGEQLGGSPESENFDWTAVYEVASQVIDEYTERADKIWGQLDNLNRRVCLWQDSAFQMDTHRGFLDVNRAEKWMDLKERYLGQKRRLLTQSVDEIKSTVAKLPTT; encoded by the coding sequence ATGAAGGGAATACCACTACAGAAAGGGGAGAAGGCGCAGAGATCACACGTTGGAGAGTGTACGAGATTGATGACGGGGACACCAGAGGTGCAGGACGATGTGAGGGCCCCCTTGGGGGAGTTTGCCCGTTTGAATTGGTTGGACGGCGGGTACGTTGCCACCGTGCAGGAGGGGCTCAGGGGACACGAGcagttgaacaagatccaAGAGATGACACGGTTGCTGAAGGGGCTCAGTGAGGAAGGTGAGCAGCTCGGGGGGTCCCCCGAGTCCGAGAACTTCGACTGGACCGCGGTGTACGAGGTCGCGTCCCAGGTGATCGACGAGTACACGGAGAGGGCGGACAAGATATGGGGGCAACTGGACAACCTTAACAGGAGGGTCTGTCTGTGGCAGGACTCCGCGTTCCAGATGGACACGCACCGCGGGTTTCTGGACGTCAACAGGGCGGAGAAGTGGATGGACCTCAAAGAACGGTACCTCGGGCAAAAGAGGAGATTGCTGACACAGTCCGTCGACGAGATAAAATCGACAGTCGCTAAGCTACCGACGACGTGA
- the NGK1 gene encoding hexokinase (similar to Saccharomyces cerevisiae YLR446W; ancestral locus Anc_4.336): MDMQKSEILAELEKEFIPSESLETIADKLKEELQERLQCSANSMIPSHLRSEPTSGAGGAGGDLLLAIDFGGSNLKFVLFQQLLNGTYSTKYMKSFAVENKYVDLKFFDRIVEQILGDVEDYLHEYQTCRSNENHRVLTVPVSVTFSFPLDTHNCVSVMGKNFHLTPLVKCTPLDKILQGAFNTSCIKLKLDKSFKFKISKNIINDSIAVHLTNKFTPSVEHDQERNISLILGTGLNSCFEVPHCTLPKFKRNPKYGDEDGTQNVIVNSELGFLGADVIRATQFDVFPTATLPMPLESITAGNALPFVLKNILEFYKIYPELTIKFNGQVFIDILECRDPKLVFNGVDVDFLRNIIKIIVRRGSIYLTAALKAVDSMIGGCEGPITVGYTGSFLAYSKFYQDQINHYSRGTISLEYMENSSLIGAAIASKI, translated from the coding sequence ATGGACATGCAGAAGTCGGAAATATTGGCAGAACTGGAGAAGGAGTTTATCCCTAGCGAGTCCCTGGAGACGATCGCTGATAAACTAAAGGAGGAGTTGCAGGAGAGGCTGCAATGCAGTGCAAACTCGATGATCCCGTCGCACCTGCGGAGCGAACCGACCAGCGGCGCGGGCGGCGCGGGCGGCGACCTGCTGCTGGCCATTGATTTTGGGGGCAGCAACTTGAAGTTCGTGCTGTTCCAGCAACTGCTCAACGGGACGTACTCTACCAAATACATGAAATCGTTTGCAGTCGAGAACAAGTACGTGGATTTGAAGTTCTTTGACAGGATTGTGGAACAGATATTGGGGGACGTGGAGGATTACCTGCACGAGTACCAGACTTGTCGCTCCAACGAGAACCACCGTGTTCTTACCGTCCCCGTTTCTGTGACATTCTCGTTCCCCCTGGATACGCACAACTGCGTCTCAGTAATGGGCAAAAACTTCCATTTGACGCCGCTCGTCAAGTGCACTCCGTTGGATAAGATACTACAAGGTGCGTTCAACACGAGCTGTATTAAATTAAAGCTCGACAAGtcgttcaagttcaagaTCAGCAAGAATATAATAAATGACTCCATCGCCGTTCATCTGACCAACAAGTTTACGCCGAGCGTGGAGCACGATCAAGAGAGGAATATATCGCTGATCTTGGGTACGGGACTAAACTCGTGCTTCGAGGTTCCCCACTGTACGCTGCCGAAATTCAAGAGAAACCCGAAATACGGAGACGAGGACGGCACACAAAACGTGATTGTCAACTCTGAGCTTGGGTTTCTTGGCGCTGATGTGATTAGGGCGACTCAGTTCGACGTTTTCCCGACGGCCACGCTACCGATGCCCCTCGAAAGCATTACCGCGGGGAACGCCTTGCCCTTTGTCCTTAAGAACATACTGGAATTCTACAAAATATACCCTGAACTGACGATCAAATTCAACGGCCAAGTGTTCATCGATATACTGGAGTGCAGGGACCCCAAGCTCGTGTTCAACGGCGTCGATGTCGATTTCTTGCGGAATATAATCAAGATCATCGTACGGAGAGGGTCAATATATCTGACTGCCGCTTTGAAAGCAGTCGACTCGATGATCGGTGGCTGCGAGGGCCCGATCACCGTCGGGTACACTGGCTCGTTTTTGGCTTACTCCAAGTTTTACCAAGATCAAATCAATCACTACTCGCGTGGCACGATCAGTCTCGAGTACATGGAGAACAGTAGTCTGATCGGCGCAGCCATTGCATCGAAAATATGA
- the VMA6 gene encoding H(+)-transporting V0 sector ATPase subunit d (similar to Saccharomyces cerevisiae VMA6 (YLR447C); ancestral locus Anc_4.338) yields the protein MEGVYFNIDNGFIEGVVRGYRNGLLTSNQYMNLTQCETLEDLRLQLSSTDYGNFLSDVPQESLTTSMVQEAAAEKMYQEFNYIRNQLSGRSKKFMDYITFSYMIDNVALMITGTVHERDKSEILSRCHPLGWFDTLPTLSVATDLESLYDTVLVDTPLAPYFADCFDNANELDDMNIEIIRNKLYKAYLEDFAKFVQNEIEQPAREIMLELLGFEADRRAINISLNSLQSEDVDSELKQQLLPCLGKCYPLVSHMLANSKDFENVRAALNNVYEYRSLLEDDSNLEDHFYRLEMELCRDAFTQQFAISTVWAWMKSKEQEVRNITWIAECIAQNQRERITNYISVY from the coding sequence ATGGAAGGTGTCTACTTCAATATTGATAACGGGTTTATAGAGGGTGTGGTCCGTGGGTACCGGAATGGGCTGCTGACTTCGAACCAGTACATGAATCTGACGCAGTGCGAGACGCTGGAGGATCTGAGGTTGCAGCTGTCGTCGACGGATTACGGGAATTTTTTGTCGGACGTCCCTCAGGAATCCCTCACCACGTCGATGGTCCAGGAGGCTGCCGCGGAGAAGATGTACCAGGAATTCAATTATATCCGGAACCAGTTGAGCGGGCGGTCGAAGAAGTTCATGGACTACATCACTTTCAGCTACATGATCGACAACGTCGCGCTGATGATCACGGGCACAGTGCACGAGCGCGACAAGTCCGAGATTCTCAGTAGGTGTCATCCCTTGGGTTGGTTCGACACACTGCCTACACTTTCAGTAGCTACCGATCTGGAATCGCTGTACGATACTGTTCTCGTCGACACCCCGCTGGCACCCTATTTCGCAGACTGCTTCGACAACGCAAACGAACTGGACGATATGAACATTGAAATCATTAGAAACAAACTGTACAAGGCGTACTTGGAAGACTTTGCGAAATTCGTACAGAATGAAATCGAGCAACCGGCAAGGGAGATCATGCTCGAGTTGCTAGGATTCGAGGCCGATAGGAGAGCGATCAACATCTCGCTGAACTCACTGCAGAGCGAGGACGTAGACTCGGAGTTGAAGCAACAGTTGCTGCCCTGTTTGGGCAAGTGCTACCCTCTGGTCAGCCACATGCTCGCGAACTCCAAGGATTTCGAGAACGTGAGAGCCGCACTGAATAACGTTTACGAGTACCGCTCGCTGCTCGAGGACGATAGCAACTTGGAGGACCATTTCTACCGCTTGGAGATGGAACTGTGCAGAGACGCATTTACGCAGCAGTTCGCAATCAGCACCGTCTGGGCATGGATGAAGTCGAAGGAGCAAGAAGTCAGGAACATCACCTGGATTGCAGAGTGTATTGCTCAGAATCAAAGGGAAAGAATCACAAACTACATCTCAGTGTACTGA
- the RPL6B gene encoding 60S ribosomal protein eL6 (similar to Saccharomyces cerevisiae RPL6B (YLR448W) and RPL6A (YML073C); ancestral locus Anc_4.341): MTAQEAPKWYPSEDVRAAKQTRKAIRPQKLRASLVPGTVLILLAGRFRGKRVVYLKHLEDNTLLVSGPFKVNGVPLRRVNARYVIATSTKVPVASVNVEKFNVEYFARDAKLSKKEKKEANLFPEQQKKEISAARVEDQKTVDKALLAEIKKTPLLKQYLASSFSLKSGDKPHLLKF; this comes from the coding sequence ATGACTGCCCAAGAAGCCCCCAAATGGTACCCATCCGAGGATGTCAGAGCTGCCAAGCAGACCAGAAAGGCCATCAGACCGCAGAAGTTGCGTGCGTCGTTGGTCCCAGGTACCGTTTTGATCCTGTTGGCCGGCCGTTTCAGAGGTAAGAGAGTCGTCTACTTGAAGCACTTGGAGGACAACACCCTCCTGGTCTCCGGTCCATTCAAGGTCAACGGTGTCCCTCTAAGAAGAGTCAACGCCCGTTACGTCATCGCCACGTCTACCAAAGTCCCAGTGGCCTCCGTCAACGTCGAGAAATTCAACGTCGAGTACTTCGCCAGAGACGCCAAGctgtccaagaaggagaagaaggaggcTAACTTGTTTCCAgaacagcagaagaaggaaatcAGCGCCGCTAGAGTCGAGGACCAAAAAACCGTCGACAAAGCTTTGTTGGCtgagatcaagaagaccCCACTGTTGAAACAGTACTTGGCTTCGTCTTTCTCCTTGAAGAGCGGTGACAAGCCTCACTTGTTAAAATTTTAA